A stretch of the Chlamydiales bacterium STE3 genome encodes the following:
- a CDS encoding ADP-ribose pyrophosphatase (Product derived from UniProtKB/Swiss-Prot:Q58549;Gene name derived from UniProtKB/Swiss-Prot:Q58549;EC number derived from UniProtKB/Swiss-Prot:Q58549): MRRNIQYLFLFFTLLLSPLPVTTSEPLIKQAHKPPILTTTAIIEIYEGEDFKGIVLIERGKAPFGKAIPGGKVEYGETVESAVRREMMEEVHLELNDLRQFHVYSDPLRDFRHHSVEVAHTAKAFQLPKAGDDAAKAFVVHLEDIPWGELAFDHAQVLKDYIQWRKGDQSRAMEKP, translated from the coding sequence ATGAGACGCAATATTCAGTACCTCTTTTTATTTTTTACTCTTTTGTTAAGCCCTTTGCCTGTCACGACAAGTGAACCTCTTATTAAACAAGCTCATAAACCTCCCATCCTGACAACGACAGCCATTATTGAAATCTATGAAGGGGAAGACTTTAAAGGTATTGTTCTCATCGAAAGGGGGAAAGCTCCTTTTGGTAAAGCCATTCCTGGTGGTAAAGTTGAATATGGAGAAACAGTTGAAAGTGCTGTCAGACGTGAGATGATGGAGGAAGTTCATCTTGAGTTGAATGATTTGAGGCAATTTCATGTTTACTCTGACCCTTTAAGAGACTTTAGACACCATTCCGTCGAGGTTGCTCACACCGCTAAAGCCTTCCAGCTGCCAAAGGCAGGGGATGATGCAGCAAAAGCTTTTGTTGTCCATCTAGAGGATATTCCATGGGGCGAGCTAGCTTTTGACCACGCACAGGTGCTTAAAGACTATATCCAGTGGAGGAAAGGCGATCAATCTCGGGCAATGGAAAAGCCTTAA
- a CDS encoding Pentapeptide repeat protein (Product derived from UniProtKB/Trembl:F8L3T0) translates to MTEFPASLEDGLIKSQDFSQKTLAGKSFTNSLFEHCNFTETQLFNSRFICCSFQSCNFSLSHLDGCRFQEVFFTDCKIVGAEFFKCDKTFFSMTFRNSLLQYCNFSDLHLKGILFANSKVRECHFINTSLVQASFNETDLLGTIFHHADLSKADFSHAYNYNIDPRTNTLKKTKFSMPEAVGLLKGLDITLI, encoded by the coding sequence GTGACTGAATTTCCTGCCAGCTTAGAAGATGGGCTTATAAAATCCCAAGATTTTTCCCAAAAAACTCTTGCAGGTAAGTCCTTTACAAATAGCTTATTTGAGCATTGCAATTTCACCGAAACGCAGCTTTTTAATAGTCGTTTTATCTGCTGTTCTTTTCAAAGTTGTAATTTTAGCTTATCCCATTTGGATGGTTGTCGCTTTCAAGAGGTGTTTTTTACCGATTGTAAGATCGTAGGCGCGGAATTCTTTAAATGTGATAAGACCTTCTTTTCAATGACTTTTAGAAATTCTCTATTACAGTACTGTAATTTTTCTGATCTTCATTTAAAAGGGATTTTATTTGCTAATAGTAAGGTAAGAGAATGCCACTTTATCAATACCTCCCTCGTACAAGCGTCCTTTAATGAAACTGATCTTTTGGGAACAATTTTTCACCATGCCGATCTTTCTAAAGCAGACTTTTCGCACGCCTACAATTACAACATTGATCCACGAACAAATACCTTGAAAAAAACCAAGTTTTCCATGCCAGAAGCAGTCGGCCTTTTGAAGGGGCTTGATATTACTCTTATTTAA